In Carya illinoinensis cultivar Pawnee chromosome 6, C.illinoinensisPawnee_v1, whole genome shotgun sequence, a single genomic region encodes these proteins:
- the LOC122313292 gene encoding uncharacterized protein LOC122313292, translating into MAGKASKSVVKAIGDCQYPWREKLAKYKHELSKGVWGYWELGAWKPLGISARHRARLRKEVLLAGEDWPYDPERKEMRTKRKGHKCDRIAAEKRENTARLMQEMPQMLLDYKKRRWEKKMKEEDKNK; encoded by the coding sequence ATGGCAGGCAAAGCCTCAAAATCTGTTGTGAAAGCAATTGGGGACTGCCAGTACCCATGGCGGGAGAAATTGGCAAAATACAAGCATGAGCTATCCAAGGGTGTATGGGGTTACTGGGAACTGGGGGCCTGGAAGCCCCTTGGCATCAGTGCTCGTCATAGAGCTAGACTCCGCAAGGAGGTCCTCCTTGCAGGGGAAGATTGGCCATATGATCCGGAGAGGAAAGAGATGAGAACCAAGAGGAAAGGGCACAAATGTGATAGAATTGCTGCAGAAAAACGAGAAAACACTGCCAGACTGATGCAGGAGATGCCACAAATGTTGTTGGATTACAAGAAACGCAGgtgggaaaagaaaatgaaggaagaagacaaGAACAAGTGA
- the LOC122312603 gene encoding protein FAR-RED IMPAIRED RESPONSE 1-like, whose amino-acid sequence MAKSFNALAVEAGGFEKLPFIEKDARNYIDKARHLRLGKGGADALRSYFERMQYKNDGFYSLMDLDDDGRLQNVFWADARSRAAYEYFGDVVTFDTTYLTNRYGMPFAPFVGVNHHGQSILLGAGLISSESTETFIWLFETWLKCMDGRAPKAIITDQDRAMKNAIAIVFPNTRHRYCLWHIMRKLPEKLGSHAEYKCGLKSALQKCIYNSRTSGEFEKSWEVFLDTYNLHENAWLQSLYNERMYWVPVYLKDTFWAGMSTTQRSEGMNAFFDGFVHSGTTLKEFVDQFDNALRKKVENEMAAEFHSFNATVPCISHLPVEKKFQEVYTNSKFKEVQAEVMGIIYSHCVLIKTEGAITTYQVNDQRQVEDCIKRSTLQAYFNEDECEAKCMCGLFEMRGIICRHILAYG is encoded by the coding sequence ATGGCCAAAAGTTTTAACGCATTGGCTGTCGAGGCTGGTGGATTTGAGAAACttccatttattgaaaaagatgCACGGAATTATATTGACAAGGCTCGACACCTTAGACTTGGAAAAGGTGGTGCTGATGCACTTCGTAGTTATTTTGAGAGAATGCAATATAAAAATGATGGGTTTTACTCATTGATGGATTTGGATGATGATGGACGATTACAAAATGTCTTTTGGGCCGATGCACGTAGTAGAGCAGCGtatgagtattttggggatgttgtgACATTTGATACAACATACCTCACAAACAgatatggcatgccattcgCCCCCTTTGTTGGTGTCAACCACCATGGACAATCAATACTGTTGGGAGCAGGTTTGATATCAAGTGAAAGTACTGAAACTTTTATTTGGTTATTTGAGACTTGGTTGAAATGTATGGATGGGAGAGCGCCAAAAGCTATCATAACTGATCAAGACAGGGCCATGAAAAATGCTATTGCAATAGTTTTTCCAAACACTCGGCATAGATACTGTTTGTGGCACATAATGCGAAAACTACCAGAGAAGTTGGGATCACATGCTGAATATAAGTGTGGTTTGAAGAGTGCATTGCAAAAGTGTATTTATAATTCTCGAACTTCGGGCGAGTTTGAGAAGTCTTGGGAGGTGTTTCTTGACACCTATAATTTGCATGAGAATGCATGGCTTCAAAGTCTCTATAATGAGCGAATGTATTGGGTTCCTGTATATCTGAAAGATACATTCTGGGCTGGGATGAGCACAACTCAGAGGAGTGAGGGCATGAATGCCTTTTTTGATGGATTCGTACATTCAGGGACTACATTAAAAGAATTTGTCGATCAATTTGATAATGCACTGAGGAAGAAAGTAGAGAATGAGATGGCAGCGGAGTTTCACTCATTTAATGCCACAGTCCCATGTATATCTCATTTACCCGTGGAGAAGAAATTTCAAGAAGTGTACACGAATTCTAAGTTTAAGGAAGTACAGGCAGAAGTAATGGGGATTATCTATTCTCATTGTGTTCTCATCAAAACGGAAGGGGCGATTACAACATATCAAGTTAATGATCAGAGGCAAGTGGAAGACTGCATCAAACGATCAACTTTGCAGGCATACTTTAATGAAGATGAGTGTGAGGCGAAATGCATGTGTGGTCtatttgagatgagaggaatTATATGTAGGCATATTCTTGCCTATGGATAG